From Caulobacter segnis, a single genomic window includes:
- a CDS encoding DUF3606 domain-containing protein, with product MSDDKSRRGPEDASRISLSEAYEVSYWTRELGVTRDELARAVVEVGNSAAAVRAYFQRGAH from the coding sequence ATGTCGGACGACAAGAGCAGGCGTGGTCCGGAGGACGCCTCCAGGATTAGCCTTAGCGAGGCCTACGAGGTCTCCTACTGGACGCGGGAGCTGGGTGTTACCCGGGATGAACTGGCCCGAGCCGTTGTCGAAGTGGGTAACAGCGCGGCAGCCGTTCGCGCCTATTTCCAACGCGGCGCCCACTGA
- a CDS encoding ATPase domain-containing protein: MSDGGSRISTGNEGLDLILKGGLPANRLYLVEGEPGSGKTTLGLQFLREGVAAGERVLYITLSETAEELRGVATSHGWDLDKIDLFELSSAEEVLGEGRQQSILHPWEIELGGTIKLIQNEVERASPTRVVFDSLSEMRLLAQDPLRYRRQVLALKQYFATRACTVLLVDDLTSNEGGRDSHLHSLCHGVVTLERLTLEFGAARRRLQVQKLRGVDFTAGYHDMEIRRGGLQVFPRLVAAEHHAPFVGEPTPSGVAELDLLLSGGPLRGTCTLLTGPAGSGKSTIALQYLDAACARGESASLFEFDERVGTLMVRALAMGMDLQHHIDRGLLTIHQIDPAQMSPGEFAAILRREIETRGVRMVAIDSLNGYLAAMPEEKQLILQMHEMLSYLNQQGVVTLLINPQSGLVGGMATSLNVSYVADAVVLIRFFEADGRIRKAISILKNRGGPHEDTIRELRIDSGGVRVGEPLTQFRGVMTGTPEYVGKGGPLMEDRALAE, translated from the coding sequence ATGTCAGACGGGGGATCCCGCATTTCCACGGGCAATGAGGGATTGGACCTCATCCTGAAGGGCGGCCTGCCAGCCAACCGCCTCTACCTCGTCGAAGGCGAGCCCGGCTCGGGCAAGACCACGCTGGGTCTTCAGTTTCTGCGCGAAGGCGTCGCCGCTGGCGAGCGCGTCCTCTACATCACCCTTTCCGAGACGGCCGAGGAGTTGCGTGGCGTCGCGACATCGCACGGATGGGATCTCGACAAGATCGATCTCTTCGAGCTGTCCTCGGCCGAGGAGGTTCTGGGCGAGGGCCGCCAGCAATCGATCCTGCATCCCTGGGAAATCGAACTCGGGGGGACGATCAAGCTCATCCAGAACGAGGTCGAACGCGCGTCGCCCACCCGCGTGGTGTTCGACAGCCTTTCGGAAATGCGTCTCCTCGCCCAGGATCCGCTCCGGTATCGGCGTCAGGTTCTGGCGCTGAAGCAGTATTTCGCCACCCGCGCCTGCACCGTCCTGCTGGTCGACGACCTGACCAGCAACGAAGGGGGGCGTGACAGCCACCTCCATAGTCTTTGCCACGGGGTCGTCACGCTCGAGCGCCTGACCCTGGAGTTCGGCGCCGCGCGCCGGCGATTGCAGGTTCAGAAGCTGCGCGGGGTCGATTTCACCGCCGGCTATCACGACATGGAGATACGGCGCGGCGGGCTGCAGGTCTTTCCTCGCCTGGTCGCGGCCGAACATCATGCGCCGTTCGTCGGCGAACCCACGCCGAGCGGCGTGGCCGAACTCGACCTCTTGCTGTCCGGCGGTCCCCTGCGCGGCACATGCACCCTGCTGACAGGGCCCGCCGGTTCAGGCAAGTCGACCATCGCCTTGCAGTATCTGGACGCCGCCTGCGCGCGCGGTGAAAGCGCGTCGCTCTTCGAGTTCGACGAGCGGGTCGGCACGCTGATGGTGCGCGCGTTGGCCATGGGCATGGACCTCCAGCATCACATCGACAGAGGACTTCTCACGATCCATCAGATCGATCCGGCCCAGATGTCGCCAGGCGAGTTCGCCGCGATCCTCCGCCGAGAGATTGAAACGCGCGGCGTGCGGATGGTGGCGATCGACAGCCTCAACGGCTACCTGGCCGCCATGCCGGAGGAAAAGCAGCTGATCCTGCAGATGCACGAGATGCTGTCCTACCTGAACCAGCAAGGCGTTGTGACGTTGCTGATCAATCCGCAGTCCGGGCTTGTGGGCGGGATGGCGACCTCGCTCAACGTCTCCTATGTCGCGGACGCCGTGGTGCTGATCCGGTTCTTCGAGGCCGACGGGCGCATCCGCAAGGCGATCTCGATCCTGAAGAACCGGGGCGGACCGCACGAAGACACCATCCGTGAACTTCGCATCGATAGTGGCGGTGTCCGCGTTGGTGAACCGCTCACGCAATTCAGAGGTGTGATGACGGGGACCCCGGAATATGTCGGAAAAGGCGGTCCTTTGATGGAAGACCGTGCTCTTGCCGAATAG
- a CDS encoding DUF883 family protein encodes MSDYTTNDRDAFIGELGDDFPAREGERSFKAAKASAKAAAASVKEVAGSVLDEARERVRDLTDEAAGEAQHRYRDLEAWVQLRPARAIGVAAAVGVLLGLLMRGRTTRVVYVRDR; translated from the coding sequence ATGTCCGACTATACCACCAACGACAGAGACGCCTTCATCGGAGAGCTCGGCGACGACTTTCCAGCCCGCGAAGGCGAACGAAGCTTCAAGGCGGCCAAGGCTTCCGCGAAAGCGGCGGCGGCCAGCGTCAAGGAGGTCGCCGGGAGCGTCCTGGACGAAGCTCGCGAGCGGGTTCGTGACCTGACCGATGAAGCCGCTGGCGAGGCCCAGCATCGTTATCGCGACCTGGAGGCCTGGGTCCAACTCCGGCCCGCGCGCGCGATTGGCGTCGCCGCCGCTGTCGGCGTTCTTCTCGGCTTGCTCATGCGCGGACGCACGACACGCGTCGTCTATGTGCGCGATCGCTGA
- a CDS encoding DUF2177 family protein, whose product MKILIAYASSLAAFLALDFVWLSLMVQRLYRPALGDLLAERPRMLAAATFYLAYAAGLVFLAIVPAIKDGHAGRAALNGLVFGAVAYATYDLTNQATLRIWSTKVTIADIAWGAVATALASLAGYLVVRAVAR is encoded by the coding sequence ATGAAAATCTTGATCGCCTATGCCAGTTCACTGGCGGCGTTCCTCGCGCTCGACTTCGTCTGGCTGAGCCTGATGGTCCAGCGCCTGTACCGGCCGGCGCTGGGCGACTTGCTAGCCGAGCGACCCCGGATGTTGGCGGCCGCGACCTTCTATCTGGCCTACGCGGCCGGTCTGGTGTTCCTGGCCATCGTTCCGGCGATCAAGGACGGCCACGCTGGCCGCGCCGCGCTGAATGGACTGGTGTTCGGCGCCGTGGCCTACGCGACCTACGACCTGACCAACCAGGCGACGCTGCGGATCTGGTCGACGAAGGTCACGATCGCCGACATCGCCTGGGGCGCGGTCGCCACGGCCTTGGCTTCGCTGGCGGGCTATCTCGTGGTGCGCGCCGTCGCCCGATAG
- a CDS encoding catalase, protein MAGTVGKDQGAISHAQTFDNQPGAAGETHQIAPAGGEVLTTSQGVPVADDQNTLRVGERGPALLEDFHFREKIFHFDHERIPERVVHARGYGVHGVFTLNESLAQYTTAKVLTEVGEQTPMFVRFSTVAGNKGSFDLARDVRGFAAKFYTKEGNWDLVGNNIPVFFIQDAIKFPDLVHAAKPAPDREFPQAQTAHDNFWDFITLTPESMHMIMWTMSDRAIPRGFRFMEGFGVHTFRLINAEGSSTFVKFHFKPRLGLQSVMWNEAVKINGADPDYHRRDLWDAIDLGAPPEWDLGVQLFDDAFAEQFEFDVLDPTKIIPEEQIPVRIIGSFVLNGLVDNFFAETEQVAFCTQNVVPGIGFSNDPLLQGRNFSYLDTQLKRLGGPNFTHIPINAPRCPMHNFQQDGHMAMRNPKGRANYEPNTWGGPRESPTTGYRHFAEPVSGQKGQLRPESFGDHYSQARQFFISQAPIEQKHIGDALVFELSKCERVDIRQRMVGHLLNIDEKLAKAVASGLGMKTMPEPARAQRPTRMDLPPSDALSIVKRIPGTFEGRKLGILVTDGAPSALVTALTERVKALKAVYEIVAPHIAGAELDDGTLVEAKQKIDGGPSVLYDAVALVVSEAGAKTLSKDKTALDFVNDAFAHGKFIGHTASAKTLFQKAGVEQGDEGVVLLETVEDVAEFLRACGQLRVWDREIKNDLDAEGFLEANDVTY, encoded by the coding sequence ATGGCCGGCACCGTGGGCAAGGACCAGGGCGCGATTTCGCACGCTCAGACTTTCGACAATCAACCCGGCGCCGCCGGCGAAACGCACCAGATCGCGCCGGCGGGCGGCGAGGTGCTGACGACCTCCCAGGGCGTGCCGGTCGCCGACGACCAGAACACGCTGCGCGTCGGCGAACGCGGCCCGGCCCTGCTCGAGGACTTCCATTTCCGCGAGAAGATCTTCCACTTCGACCACGAGCGCATCCCCGAGCGTGTCGTCCACGCCCGTGGCTACGGCGTGCATGGGGTCTTCACCCTCAACGAGTCCCTTGCGCAGTACACGACCGCCAAGGTGCTGACCGAGGTCGGCGAACAGACGCCGATGTTCGTGCGCTTCTCGACGGTGGCCGGCAACAAGGGCTCGTTCGACCTGGCCCGCGACGTGCGCGGCTTCGCCGCCAAGTTCTACACCAAGGAGGGCAACTGGGACCTCGTCGGCAACAACATCCCGGTGTTCTTCATCCAGGATGCGATCAAGTTCCCCGACCTCGTCCACGCGGCCAAGCCCGCGCCGGACCGTGAGTTCCCGCAGGCCCAGACCGCCCACGACAATTTCTGGGACTTCATCACCCTGACGCCCGAGTCGATGCACATGATCATGTGGACCATGTCGGACCGGGCGATCCCGCGCGGCTTCCGGTTCATGGAAGGCTTCGGCGTCCACACTTTCCGGCTCATCAATGCCGAGGGGAGCAGCACCTTCGTCAAGTTCCACTTCAAGCCCCGCCTGGGGCTGCAGTCGGTGATGTGGAACGAGGCTGTGAAGATCAACGGCGCCGACCCCGACTATCACCGCCGCGATCTGTGGGACGCCATCGATCTTGGAGCGCCGCCCGAATGGGACCTGGGCGTGCAGCTGTTCGACGACGCCTTCGCCGAGCAGTTCGAGTTCGATGTGCTGGATCCGACCAAGATCATTCCCGAGGAGCAGATTCCGGTCCGGATCATCGGCAGCTTCGTGCTGAACGGACTGGTCGACAACTTCTTCGCCGAGACGGAGCAGGTAGCCTTCTGCACCCAGAACGTCGTTCCCGGCATAGGCTTCTCGAACGACCCGCTGCTGCAGGGCCGGAATTTTTCGTACCTGGACACCCAACTGAAGCGGCTGGGCGGCCCCAACTTCACGCATATCCCGATCAATGCGCCGCGCTGTCCGATGCACAACTTCCAGCAAGATGGCCACATGGCCATGCGCAACCCCAAGGGCCGCGCCAACTACGAGCCCAACACGTGGGGTGGTCCGCGCGAGAGCCCGACGACCGGCTATCGCCATTTCGCCGAACCGGTGAGCGGCCAGAAGGGGCAGCTGCGGCCCGAGTCGTTCGGCGATCACTACAGCCAGGCCCGGCAATTCTTTATCAGCCAGGCGCCGATCGAGCAGAAGCACATCGGAGACGCCCTGGTCTTCGAACTCTCCAAGTGCGAACGCGTCGACATCCGCCAGCGCATGGTCGGCCATCTGCTGAACATCGACGAGAAACTGGCCAAGGCCGTGGCGAGTGGCCTGGGCATGAAGACCATGCCCGAGCCCGCGCGAGCGCAACGGCCGACCCGGATGGATCTGCCGCCCTCCGACGCGCTCAGCATCGTCAAGCGGATCCCGGGGACGTTCGAGGGGCGCAAGCTGGGCATCCTCGTCACCGATGGCGCGCCGTCGGCGCTGGTGACCGCGTTGACCGAGCGCGTGAAGGCGCTGAAGGCCGTCTACGAGATTGTCGCGCCGCACATCGCCGGCGCGGAGCTCGACGACGGCACGCTGGTCGAGGCGAAACAGAAGATCGATGGCGGGCCGTCGGTTCTCTACGACGCGGTGGCGCTGGTCGTGTCGGAGGCGGGCGCCAAGACGCTTTCCAAGGACAAGACGGCGCTCGATTTCGTCAACGACGCCTTCGCTCATGGCAAGTTCATCGGCCACACGGCGTCGGCCAAGACCTTGTTCCAGAAGGCTGGCGTCGAACAGGGCGACGAGGGCGTCGTCCTGCTGGAGACCGTCGAGGACGTGGCAGAATTCCTGCGGGCATGCGGCCAGCTGCGCGTGTGGGATCGCGAGATCAAGAACGATCTCGACGCCGAAGGATTCCTTGAGGCAAACGACGTCACCTACTGA
- a CDS encoding Crp/Fnr family transcriptional regulator: MNRLLIASLDRFGPLREGVRERLAACAVSAETFQAGDLIFAAGARSQLRLLARGLAIKEMALPDGARQIYGIATPGDLIDLGGLFTGIDHGMRALGPCEVRKVTPRELKSMLQDHASLLGALCRATLTEARTQRNWMVSLGRRSAVARTANLLCEIYWRQRSLALAKEGECAFPAVQVDIADALGLSVVHIHRVLRALREDGLASLRNGVLRIQDWDRLTAVAGFDPELLRPQRDQEDPPPPFSDKGVGRRGQ, translated from the coding sequence TTGAACCGTCTTTTGATCGCCAGCCTCGACCGCTTTGGCCCTTTGCGGGAGGGTGTTCGCGAACGGCTTGCCGCTTGCGCCGTAAGCGCCGAGACGTTTCAGGCCGGAGACCTGATCTTCGCCGCGGGCGCACGTTCGCAGCTGCGCCTGCTGGCCCGCGGTCTGGCGATCAAGGAAATGGCGCTGCCGGACGGCGCTCGGCAGATCTATGGAATCGCGACCCCAGGCGACCTTATCGATCTCGGCGGGCTCTTCACCGGGATCGATCACGGCATGCGGGCCTTGGGGCCATGCGAAGTCCGCAAGGTCACGCCGCGCGAGCTCAAGTCCATGCTGCAGGATCACGCCAGCCTGCTCGGCGCCCTCTGCCGCGCGACGCTGACCGAGGCGCGGACGCAGCGAAACTGGATGGTCAGCCTCGGCCGCAGGTCGGCCGTGGCGCGCACGGCCAATCTGTTGTGCGAAATCTATTGGCGGCAAAGGAGCCTGGCCTTAGCCAAGGAGGGCGAATGCGCCTTTCCGGCGGTTCAGGTCGACATAGCCGACGCGCTGGGCTTGTCGGTGGTCCATATCCACAGGGTGCTGCGCGCCTTGCGCGAGGATGGATTGGCCAGTTTGCGCAACGGGGTGCTTCGCATCCAGGACTGGGATCGCCTGACCGCCGTCGCCGGCTTCGACCCCGAACTTCTACGTCCGCAGCGTGACCAGGAGGATCCGCCGCCGCCCTTTTCCGACAAGGGCGTTGGCCGGAGAGGCCAATGA
- a CDS encoding DUF6894 family protein: protein MTSYHFDIVSDGATTTEIVEAFDDDAAIRQALLLVSEIVRDHALSNDGAVTVRLSVRDEANMVIWSGSASGDQGG from the coding sequence ATGACTAGCTATCACTTCGACATCGTCAGTGACGGCGCCACGACGACGGAAATCGTTGAAGCCTTCGATGACGACGCGGCGATCCGCCAGGCTTTGCTGCTCGTGTCGGAGATCGTTCGCGACCACGCTCTGTCCAATGATGGCGCGGTGACCGTGAGGCTATCCGTGCGCGACGAGGCGAACATGGTGATCTGGAGCGGATCCGCCTCTGGCGACCAGGGCGGCTGA
- a CDS encoding DUF1206 domain-containing protein — MRRWTRQADLSVWLERASRLGYAARGLVYLGMGVLLLLAAVDLAPRARGAKAMLAAWTDWPLGLALIGLVACGLTGFALWRVLQALFDADRHGASAKGLAVRAGQAVSGLVYGGLALSAFELLDAVEDVGEADEEQKARGLASSLLVLPHGDLLLMLAGLVLLGVGLGNVIQGVAQDFAKRLGCGPRLCRRIVPLARIGYGARGLATLPAGYFLFKAGMEAKSADARSWGGALQTIEQQPFGSAVLALLALGLIAFGLFAMAEALFRRIRADAVV; from the coding sequence TTGCGGCGCTGGACGCGGCAGGCGGATCTATCCGTCTGGCTGGAGCGTGCTTCACGCCTCGGCTATGCGGCGCGGGGCCTGGTCTATCTTGGCATGGGCGTCTTGCTTCTCCTGGCCGCGGTCGATCTGGCGCCCCGAGCGCGTGGCGCCAAGGCGATGCTGGCCGCCTGGACCGACTGGCCGCTGGGCCTGGCGCTGATCGGCCTGGTCGCCTGCGGCCTGACGGGTTTCGCCCTCTGGCGAGTCCTGCAGGCGCTCTTCGACGCCGACCGGCATGGGGCGTCGGCCAAGGGGCTGGCGGTGCGCGCCGGGCAGGCGGTCAGCGGGCTGGTCTATGGCGGTCTGGCGCTTTCGGCATTCGAACTCCTCGACGCCGTCGAGGATGTGGGTGAAGCCGACGAGGAGCAGAAGGCCCGTGGCCTGGCCTCCAGCCTGCTGGTGCTGCCTCATGGCGACCTCCTGCTGATGCTGGCCGGCCTCGTGTTGCTGGGCGTGGGCTTGGGCAATGTCATCCAGGGCGTGGCCCAGGACTTCGCCAAGAGGCTGGGCTGTGGCCCGCGCCTTTGCCGGCGCATCGTGCCGCTGGCCCGCATCGGCTACGGCGCGCGCGGTCTGGCGACGCTGCCGGCAGGCTATTTTCTGTTCAAGGCGGGGATGGAGGCCAAGAGCGCCGACGCCCGCAGCTGGGGCGGAGCCTTGCAGACCATCGAGCAGCAGCCATTCGGGTCGGCGGTATTGGCGCTGCTGGCCTTGGGGCTGATCGCTTTTGGCCTCTTCGCCATGGCCGAGGCGCTCTTCCGCCGTATCCGCGCCGATGCGGTGGTCTAG
- a CDS encoding Crp/Fnr family transcriptional regulator: protein MSRRDVISAAERDALMGLLGPIRTVPAGRPIVEPGDRPSFSTFVVSGFCARFSLTPNGGRQLTEINVAGDFVDLHSLLMRQMDHGVVALADCVIAPAAHDALRRLTETHPHLTRLLWLETVVDGAIHRQWLVTMGQQNAASRLAHLLCELYCRTEAAGLASDHRFPLPMTQADLGDVLGLTQVHINRVLMELRRQGLVEWKAGQVTLNDWDALVKLGAFDPTYLRLQSDPV, encoded by the coding sequence ATGTCCCGTCGCGACGTGATCTCCGCGGCCGAACGCGACGCCCTGATGGGTCTGCTCGGACCCATCAGAACCGTGCCGGCCGGCCGGCCGATCGTCGAGCCCGGCGACCGGCCCAGCTTCAGCACGTTCGTGGTCAGCGGCTTCTGCGCGCGTTTCAGCCTGACGCCCAACGGCGGGCGGCAACTGACCGAAATCAACGTGGCCGGTGACTTCGTCGACCTGCATAGCCTTTTGATGCGTCAGATGGACCATGGCGTGGTGGCCCTGGCGGACTGCGTCATCGCGCCGGCCGCCCACGACGCCTTGCGGCGTCTCACCGAGACCCATCCCCACCTGACCCGGCTGCTCTGGCTGGAAACCGTGGTCGACGGCGCCATCCATCGCCAGTGGCTGGTCACTATGGGCCAACAGAACGCGGCCAGCCGTCTGGCCCATCTGCTTTGCGAGCTCTACTGCCGTACGGAAGCGGCCGGGCTGGCGTCGGATCACAGGTTCCCGTTACCGATGACCCAGGCCGATCTGGGCGACGTCCTCGGACTGACCCAGGTGCATATCAACCGGGTTCTGATGGAACTGCGCCGACAAGGGCTGGTCGAGTGGAAGGCCGGGCAGGTCACGCTCAACGACTGGGACGCCTTGGTGAAGTTGGGCGCGTTCGATCCAACCTATCTGCGGCTGCAGAGCGATCCGGTCTGA
- a CDS encoding iron-containing redox enzyme family protein produces MFGGDRLSRLGVFSPQFPDAEALHKGLAHWNHRRLSPRAPAVDWREELIDEGKMRRLEGEFIEAFRDHVASLVDEVPQDAEGFVAWFETLKDHGPGQWDPLFDWLEGAASFEDLKWFLTQEAAGEAGFDDLVALTQVKVSDRAKLELARNYWDEMGRGNAKGMHGPMLSRTTATLGLTPTIDTTLWQSLCLANTMTAFATTRRYAWHSIGALGVVELTAPTRVACVDAGLKRVGVSPEARKYFALHAQLDIEHSKAWNAEALIPLVSEDPSRARFIAEGAIMRLICGEQCFDTYRAHLWAHTHPLVYAAE; encoded by the coding sequence ATGTTCGGTGGCGATCGTCTGTCGCGCCTTGGCGTTTTTAGCCCGCAATTCCCCGACGCCGAGGCCCTGCACAAGGGCCTGGCCCACTGGAACCACCGCCGGCTCTCGCCGCGCGCGCCAGCCGTCGACTGGCGGGAAGAACTCATCGACGAGGGCAAGATGAGGCGCCTGGAAGGCGAGTTCATCGAAGCTTTCCGCGATCACGTCGCTTCCCTCGTCGACGAGGTCCCACAGGACGCCGAAGGCTTCGTGGCCTGGTTCGAAACCCTGAAGGACCACGGTCCTGGTCAATGGGATCCGCTGTTCGACTGGCTGGAGGGCGCGGCCTCGTTCGAGGATCTCAAATGGTTCCTGACCCAGGAGGCCGCCGGCGAGGCCGGCTTCGACGACCTGGTGGCCCTCACTCAGGTCAAGGTTTCCGACCGCGCCAAGCTTGAGCTGGCCCGCAACTACTGGGACGAGATGGGCCGAGGCAACGCCAAGGGCATGCACGGCCCGATGCTTTCGCGAACGACGGCGACCCTGGGCCTGACGCCGACCATCGACACCACCCTTTGGCAGTCGCTGTGCCTGGCCAACACCATGACCGCATTCGCGACGACCCGCCGATACGCCTGGCACTCGATCGGCGCCCTCGGCGTGGTCGAACTGACGGCCCCCACCCGCGTGGCCTGCGTCGACGCTGGTCTGAAGCGCGTCGGTGTCTCGCCCGAAGCCCGGAAGTATTTCGCGCTCCACGCCCAGCTCGACATCGAGCACTCCAAGGCCTGGAACGCCGAGGCGCTGATCCCGCTGGTGTCGGAAGATCCGTCGCGGGCCCGGTTCATCGCCGAGGGCGCGATCATGCGCCTGATCTGCGGCGAGCAGTGCTTCGACACCTACCGCGCCCACCTCTGGGCCCACACCCATCCGCTCGTCTATGCGGCCGAGTAG
- a CDS encoding hybrid sensor histidine kinase/response regulator, which produces MLLPNRRVPEGSRVLIAAPYGRDASSIARLVESKNLASKSCPTPQALAEHLDEHTGVVLVTDEALRGDLSSLREALERQPEWSDTPFILLVARNARHPGGAELARLALGDLTTNLIVLERPLSSVSLLSAVDTALRARARQFDLRDRLAELQASQTALAASEAEVRLIADALPVLIGFIDKELIYRFANRAYADWFYREPAEVLGRHVGEIVGAEGLSDRLPAMRRALAGEPAHFILPWPHADGRRRDADIRYLPRRDANGEVDGFHVFVADVTDHVQGEEMLRLTAQALEQRVRERTAALESEMERRAGVEAALRQSQKMEAVGQLTGGIAHDFNNMLTGVIGALDMINRRRAAGRDEDIDRYMDTALASAHRAAGLTHRLLAFSRRQSLAPRALDVNALVLSLDDLIKRTVSEQITVDLRLSADAPAVADANQLESAILNLAINARDAMPNGGRLTIETSSIEIDARYVENRPEARPGKYVVIAVSDTGVGMAPDILEKVFDPFFTTKPIGQGTGLGLSMVYGFARQSGGHVRIHSQPGQGATVKIFLPLANDEVAAPLPARPPAAVDGAGQTVLLVEDESAVRLLVREVLEELGYRAIEVAEPQAAIGVLQSREPIHLMISDVGLPGMNGRQLAEAARDARPDLAILFITGYAENAAIRAGFLGSNMQMISKPFALDVLAAKIGEMMPSA; this is translated from the coding sequence GTGCTCTTGCCGAATAGGCGCGTTCCCGAAGGAAGTCGTGTCCTGATCGCCGCGCCCTATGGGCGCGACGCCAGCAGCATCGCGCGCCTGGTCGAAAGCAAGAACCTAGCCTCCAAATCGTGCCCGACCCCACAGGCGCTCGCCGAGCATCTGGACGAACATACGGGCGTCGTGCTGGTCACCGACGAGGCCTTGCGGGGCGACCTGTCCTCCCTGCGCGAAGCCCTCGAACGGCAGCCAGAATGGTCGGACACGCCGTTCATCCTGCTGGTGGCGCGCAATGCACGTCATCCAGGCGGCGCGGAGCTCGCGCGCCTGGCGCTGGGCGATCTGACGACCAATCTGATCGTTCTGGAACGGCCGCTGAGTTCGGTCTCGCTGCTCAGCGCCGTGGACACGGCCCTTCGGGCACGCGCGCGTCAGTTCGATCTGCGCGACCGCCTCGCCGAACTGCAGGCCAGCCAAACCGCCCTCGCCGCCAGCGAAGCCGAGGTGCGCCTGATCGCCGACGCCCTGCCCGTGTTGATCGGCTTCATCGACAAGGAACTGATTTATCGTTTCGCCAACAGGGCGTACGCGGACTGGTTCTACCGGGAGCCGGCCGAGGTCCTCGGTCGCCATGTCGGCGAGATCGTCGGCGCGGAGGGCCTCTCCGACCGCCTGCCAGCGATGCGGCGGGCCTTGGCGGGCGAACCGGCCCACTTCATCCTGCCCTGGCCCCATGCGGATGGCCGTCGACGCGACGCCGACATCCGTTACCTCCCCCGCCGCGACGCCAACGGAGAAGTCGACGGCTTCCACGTCTTCGTCGCCGACGTCACCGATCATGTTCAGGGCGAAGAGATGCTGCGCCTGACGGCGCAGGCGCTCGAGCAGCGGGTGCGCGAGCGCACGGCCGCTCTGGAGAGCGAAATGGAGCGGCGGGCGGGGGTCGAAGCGGCTCTGCGTCAGAGCCAGAAGATGGAGGCGGTCGGCCAGCTGACCGGCGGCATCGCTCACGATTTCAACAATATGCTGACGGGCGTCATCGGCGCGCTCGACATGATCAACCGCCGGCGCGCGGCCGGACGCGACGAAGACATCGATCGCTACATGGACACGGCGCTGGCTTCGGCCCATCGCGCCGCGGGTCTCACGCACCGCCTTCTGGCGTTCTCACGGCGCCAATCGCTCGCCCCCAGGGCGCTCGACGTCAATGCGTTGGTGCTGTCGCTGGACGACCTGATCAAGCGCACGGTGTCCGAACAGATCACCGTCGATCTGCGGCTGTCGGCGGACGCCCCAGCCGTGGCGGACGCCAACCAGCTCGAGAGCGCCATTCTCAATCTGGCGATCAACGCGCGCGACGCCATGCCCAATGGCGGCCGCCTGACCATCGAAACCAGCTCGATCGAAATCGACGCGCGCTACGTCGAAAACAGGCCCGAGGCCCGGCCTGGAAAATACGTGGTCATCGCCGTGTCGGACACTGGCGTGGGGATGGCGCCGGACATCCTTGAGAAGGTCTTCGACCCGTTCTTCACCACCAAGCCGATCGGCCAGGGAACGGGGCTCGGCCTTTCAATGGTCTACGGCTTCGCCAGGCAAAGCGGCGGCCACGTCCGCATCCATAGCCAGCCCGGCCAGGGCGCGACGGTTAAGATATTCCTGCCCCTCGCCAACGACGAGGTCGCCGCGCCGCTTCCGGCCAGGCCGCCCGCCGCCGTGGACGGCGCGGGCCAGACGGTCCTGCTGGTCGAGGACGAAAGCGCGGTGCGCTTGCTGGTCCGGGAGGTGCTCGAAGAGCTCGGCTATCGCGCCATCGAGGTCGCCGAACCGCAAGCGGCGATCGGTGTGCTGCAGTCGCGGGAGCCCATCCATCTGATGATCTCCGACGTCGGCCTGCCGGGAATGAACGGTCGACAACTGGCGGAGGCGGCGCGCGACGCCCGGCCGGACCTGGCGATCCTGTTCATCACCGGCTACGCCGAGAATGCGGCCATCCGCGCCGGCTTCCTGGGATCCAACATGCAGATGATCAGCAAGCCGTTCGCCCTCGACGTGCTGGCGGCCAAGATCGGCGAAATGATGCCGTCCGCCTAA